GACTACGCGCGCAAGAACGAGCAGGAGCGCGAGATCGGCCGCATCTTCTCCGCCAAGCCCTACGAGACCGTCGAGGCCGTGCGCCAGTACGTCGCCGCCGCCGAAGCGGCGGAAGCCCGCGCTTCCGAGCTGGCGCGCCGCTATTTCGAGCTGCGCGCCGCCCAGCTCCCCGCCGGCGGCGGGCTGCTGATCGACTTCGAAGAAGGCTTCAAGCCCGTCGAGCTGCGCAGATTCTGCGACGCCCTCGTTGCCGGCGGCAAGGCGAAAACGGCGGCCGTGCTCTCCCCCGCCGAGAACAACGGCAAAAAAGGCTGGAACTACGTGATCTGCGCCGGCGCCCCTGTGCTGCGCGAGGCCGTCAAAACGCTCAACAAAGAGCTGAACGGCCGCGGCGGCGGCGACCCCACGCTCGTGCAGGGAACGTTCTTCGCCGGGCGCGCCGAGATCGAGCGCGCGCTCGAAGCGACTTTCCGGTGATCATGTGCCGAAAGAATCTCCATAGAACATTCCGAAAAAGAATCAGCGCGTGAAAACAAACAGGGAGCGCCTCCAGCCAAAAGACGGAGGCGCTCCCTGTTTGTCGCAAAAAATCTCCGCCGCCCGCTCAAAAGAACGGACAGCAGATCTTTCTAATGATGGCCGCAGCCGTGATGATGTCCGCGGCCATGCTCGCGCCCTTCGGCGCCGTCCGAGCAGCCGTCTTCGGCATAGTGTTCGTGACCGTGACAGCCGCAGCCGTCGTGATGGCGGCGGCGTTCGTGCTCGTGTTCGCGACAGCTGCCGTTCCCGCCGCCGTGCGTTTCTTTCAGGTCCTCGACGTCGGCCCATTCATACCCCAGCACCTCGGGCGGCAGCTCGAGCCAGTCGATCAGATCGACGTCGTCGGGATAGCGCCCGGCGATGACGACGACGCCGTCCACCAGCACGACGGGCAGGCGCTCCGCGCCGAACACTTTCAGGTACTGCGCGGCGGCGGGATTCGCCTCGAACGCCTCCGGCTCTTCGGCCAGGTCGTGGCGTTCCCATTCGACGCCCTGATGCGTCAGCACGTCCAGCGACTGAGCCAGATCGGCCAGCTCCTGTCCGTCGTCCCACTCGGCCGCGGCTTCGTAAATGGCCAGTTTGCGCATGATTGGTTCCTCCTTCTGCTGAAATATCATTCGGGAAAAGTTTAGCGCTGACAGCCGCATCTTACCATAAAGCGGCGTTTCTTACGAACGGCAAGGAATCACTCCACCGTTTCCCGTTTTAGAATCTCAATCGCCGCGCCGTAGTCGCGGAGGCGGTAATCGGCGAGGGCGTCGATGCGGGCGCGATCGCCGTCGGCGTAGCGGTCGTAGACGGCGGCGGCTTCGATGCCGGCGTTGCGGGCCGATTCGACGCCGACCAGCGAATCCTCGAAGATCAGGCACTCGTCAGGCGCCGCGCCGAGGTCGCCGAGGATACGGAAATACACTTCCGGGTCGGGCTTCATCGCGCGCACGTCCTCGCGCGCGTAGACGGGGCTGAAATACTCGTCGAGCGGCGCTTTGGCGAGCATGTTGCGGTTGACGGTGCGGTAAATATCGACGGTGCCGCGGCGCGTCGCGGTGGCGATGGCAAGCCGGAAGCCGCGCGCCTTCAGCGCCTTGACGAACTCGTCGGCGCGCGGCTTGTAATCGACGACGTTTTCGAGGAAATCGCGGGCGATGCGGTAGCGCCGGCTGTGGATCTCGTCCGCCGTCAGCGGCGAAGCGTACTTTTCCTTCAAATAAGCGCAGTAGTCGCCGTACGGGTCGGAACTGGCAGCGCGCTCCCGCAGCAGGGCGTCGCGCTGCCGCTGCAGATCGCCGCCGTCCCGCTCGCCGCCGCCGATCTGCTTCACCAGCTCGACGTCCACGGCGTTCCACACGCCCACCGAGTCGATCAGCGTGCCGTCCAGATCGAAGATGATCGCTTTTTTCCTGTCGAACATTCCTGCCGCCTCCCCGAAGTTCTTCCGAAACCGCTTCGATTGTACCAGAAAAACCGTCCGCGTTCCCCCGCGTCTTCGCGCTTCGGCACGACGGCGAAAAAAAACGGAGAGCCGCGGAGCGGAAACGCTCTGCGGCTCTCCGTTTTTTACCCGTTCCCGCCGCGACGCCGCGCGCAGGGGCAGGCCATGGACATCAGCTCCTCGATGGCGCGGTGCAGCATCGCCGCCGTCTCGGAAGCGGCGGCTTTGTAATAGACTTCCTTGCCCTCGCGGCGGCTGATGATCAGCCCCGCGCTCTTGAGCGAGCGCAGATGGTGAGACACCGCCGGGCTGGACATCTCCATCAGCGCGGAAATGTTGATCACGCACTCTTCGCCGTGGCACAGCAGCCAGAAGATGCGCACGCGCGTGGCGTCGCCGAGCTGTCTGAACACGTCGGCGACAGTCTGAAATTCCTCTACGGACGGCGCTCCGGCGCAGAACTCCTCGACGGGCTGGCCGTGCCGGTGCGGCAGATGGACTGGCGGCATGGAATCGCCTCCTTTTCTTCGTTACTATTTACCATAAAAATTCGCCGCTGAAAAGCTCCCGCGGCGAATCTTTTTTCCGCGTCTCCGGCTGAGGGTTGACAGGATCGCCGCGTCGGGATAAAATCTCATTAACGAATAAGCATTTGTTTAATCGTTTATCTCACCTCATCGAAAAGGAGCTGCCGGCCATGAAAAAGAGCTACAAGATCGAAGTGGACTGCGCCAACTGCGCCAACAAGATGGAGCAGGCCGCCAAGGGCACGCCCGGCGTCAAAGACGCCAGCGTCAACTTCATGCTGCTGAAAATGAACGTGGAGTTCGAGGACGGCCAGGATCCCCGGGCCGTCATGCCCGAAGTGCTGAAAAGCTGCAAAAAAGTCGAGGACGACTGCGAGATCTTCTTTTGACCGTCCGCCGCGCCCTTCACGCCGAAAACGATTTTCCGCAAAGGGCGTTTGGGGCCGCGCCACGCCTCAGCGCACGATATAAATCGAATCGCCTTTCCCGCGCCGTCTCGCGGCGGAAAGTTTTGTGGAGGAATATGCCATGAACCGGAAACAGCTTCGCATGCTGCTGCGCATCCTCGCCGCCGCGGCCATGATGGGCGCCCTGCACTTCGCGCGCGTCGCCGGCACGGCGCGCTTTCTGCTTTATCTCGTACCGTATCTGACCGTCGGTTACGACATTCTCGGCAAATCGCTCAGGGGCGTCAAAAACCGCCAGATCTTCGACGAGAACTTCCTTATGGCCGTCGCCACGCTCGGCGCCATGGCGCTGGCCGTTTACGAGGACGGCGACTACACCGAGGCCATCGCCGTCATGCTCTTCTACCAGACCGGCGAGCTGTTCCAGAGCTACGCCGTCGGCAAAAGCCGCCGCAGCATCAGCGCCCTCATGGATATCCGCCCCGACTACGCCAACGTCGAGCGGGGCGGCCGCCTCGAGCGCGTCAATCCCGACGAAGTCGCGCCCGGTGCGGTCATCGTCGTTCAACCGGGCGAAAAAGTCCCCATCGACGGCGTCGTCGCCGAGGGACGCTCGACGCTCGATACATCCGCCCTGACCGGCGAGAGCGTGCCGCGCGAGACCGGCCCCGGCGACGAGATCCTTTCCGGCTGCATCAACATGACCGCCCCGCTCAAGGTGAAAACCGCGCGCGAGTTCGGCGAATCCACCGTTTCGAAAATCCTCGACCTGGTCGAGAACGCCAGTTCGCGCAAGTCCAAATCCGAAGAGTTCATCAGCAAGTTTGCCCGCGTCTACACCCCCGCCGTCTGCGGCGGCGCTCTGGCGCTGGCCGTGCTGCCGCCGCTGGCGCGTCTTTTCGCGACGGGACTCTCCCCCGACTGGGGCGATTGGCTCTACCGCGCTCTCACCTTTCTCGTCATCAGCTGCCCCTGCGCGCTGGTCGTCAGCATCCCGCTCACGTTCTTCGCCGGTCTGGGCGGCGCCAGCCGCGAAGGCGTGCTCGTCAAAGGCTCCAATTATCTGGAAACGCTGGCGAACACGAAGTGCGTCGTCTTCGACAAGACCGGCACGCTCACGCAGGGCGTCTTCGAAGTCAGCGACGTGCATCACTGCCCCATCGAGCGCAAACGCCTGCTCGAGTTCGCCGCGCTGGCCGAAAGCGCCTCGCCGCATCCGATCAGCACGTCGCTGCGCCTCGCCTACGGCAGCCCCATCGACCGCACCCGCGTCGCCGACATCCGCGAGATCAGCGGCGAAGGAGTCACCGCCGTCGTGGATGGATTCTCCGTCGCCGCCGGCAACGCCAAACTCATGGAACGTCTCGGCATCCCCTGCATCCGCTGCCGCAGCGCCGGCTCGATCGTGCACATGGCCATCGACGGCAAGTACGCGGGACACATCGTCATCTCCGACGTGGTCAAGCCCAACGCTCGGGAGGCCATCGTCCGCCTCCGCGCCGCCGGCGTGAAAGAGACCGTCATGCTCACGGGGGATCGCCGCCCCGCCGCCGAACAGACGGCCCGGGAACTCGGCGTCGACGAGTTCCACGCCGGGCTGCTGCCCGCCGATAAAGTCGCCAAGGTGGAGGAGCTGCTGTCACGCCAGCCCATCGGCGCAAAGCTGGCCTTCGTCGGCGACGGGCTCAACGACGCGCCCGTGCTCTCGCGCGCCGACGTCGGCATCGCCATGGGCGCGATGGGCAGCGACGCCGCCATCGAGGCCGCCGACGTCGTGCTGATGGACGACGATCCCCTCAAGATCGTCACAGCGATCAGGATCGCGCGCAAATGTCTGGGTATCGTGCGCCAGAACATCTGGTTCGCCATCGGCGTCAAGCTCGCCTGCCTGGCGCTCGGCGCGCTGGGACTCGCCAACATGTGGCTGGCCGTCTTCGCCGACGTCGGCGTGATGGTCCTGGCGGTGCTCAACGCGATCCGCGCGCTGCTCGTCAAAAAACTGTGAAGGCGAAACAAAAACGGGCGCGCCTCAAAGGGCCTGTTCCACGGCAAAGGTACCATAACAAGACGCGGGGAAAAACAAAAAAACACGATTTCTTCTAGAACCGGGCGGCGTGGAGCGTCCGACAGCCGCTGAGCTGTCGGACGCTTTTTTTCATGGCGAACGTTCGACGCGAAGCCCTCACAACTATTTCTCCCGACTTTTAGCCTCTAAAAGTCGGGCGGAGCGATTTCCGCCGCCGAGGACCGGCACATCCCACGAAAGGTTCTTCGTCCGCCGGCGCCGACGTCGTTTCGGGAAAACCTTCCGCCGCGCGCTCAAAAAGCCGCGAGCGCCGAGCAAGGCGTGACACGCTCTTTACTCACCTTGACACAAATTGGCGTTATGATATTATTGCGTCGTAGCACGATGACGGAAACGCCATTTCCAAGCGGCGATTTTCCGCTTTCGGGCCGCGGAATCTCCGCGGCTCAACACAATCTTTTCAAAATCTAAGGAGGAAGCATTTCATGTCTCAGCGCAAAACGTTCTCCCTGTTCTCGGCGGCGCTTCTCATCTCGGTTCTTTCCGGCGCGGCCATGGCTCACGAACTGGTGCTGCGCGCCAACGGCGAGGTCACGGAAGGCGCGCCTCTGGCCGTGTCGGTGCATTCCGGACACAAGTTCATCGTCCCCGAAGAAGTGGAAAGTCTCGAACGCGTCAAGGCCGGTCCCTTCGTGGACGGCAAGCTGATGGCCCAGCCGCTGACCGGCAACGAAAAGGGGTTGTGCATCGACTTCACGGTGCCGGAAGTCAAGGCCGGCGAGTCGTTGATCGTCGTCGCCGAAAAGGACGGCGGCGTCTGGAGCGTCACCAACGAGGGCGGCAAATCGGGGGCGCGCAAGGATCTCGAAGCTCAGGGGCTGAAGGTCAAATCGGCAGTCAAGCACGACAAATACGCCAAGCTGATCCTCAACGCCTCCAAAGCCGACAAGAACTTCGCCACCGCCGTCGGCCATCCGCTGGAAGTCATTCCCGTGACCAATCCGGCCGACGCCAAGGTGGGCGAGTTCTTCGAGGTGAAGGTCGTACTCGAAGGTCAGCCTTATACGGGCCCCGTCTGGGCAACTTACGACGGCTTCGTCACCGAGCATGAGAACACCTATGCCTACTACACCGAGGCGGAGAGCGGCACGGCCTTCATCAAGATCACCGCGCCCGGCCTCTGGGGCGTCCGCGCCCGTCAGGACGGCCTGCCCGGCGTCGAAGGGACCTACGACAGCCGCACGGTGCGTTCTTTCCTGCTCTTCGAAGTCAAATAACGATCATGACGGCGCTTTTGAAAAGGGCGGCCGCGACTTTGCTGATGGGGCTCGCGCTGACGGGTCCCATTGGTTGTTTGCGCGCTTCCGCCCATGGCGTGGGATACCGCCAGTCAGATCTGCCCTCGGTGCCGCTGGAGTTCTTTTATTCCACCGGCGAAACCATGAGTTACCTCGAGACGAAGGTCTTCTCGCCCGCCGACGAGAAGTTCGCCAACCAGTCGGGGCGCACCGACGCCGCCGGGCGCTTCGCGTTCGTTCCCGATGTGCCCGGCACATGGCGCGTGATCGTCAAGGACGACGAAGGCCACCAATGCACGGCGGAAATCGGCGTGACGCAGGAATTCCTCGACGGCGGTTCCGAAAAGTCCTCCGCCCTCGCCGTCAAAGAACAGAGCGCGGTGCCTCAGGGCATGGATCTGGCGATCCGCTGCGCCCTCGGCGTCAGCCTGCTCTTCAACGTCGCCGCGCTCGTCCTGCTGGCACGCCGCGGAAAGGCGGCCTGAGCATGCATATCAGCGAAGGCGTGCTCTCCACAGGCGCGCTGGCGGCCGGCTGGGCCATCACCGCGGCCGGCACGGCCGTGGGCCTGAAAAAGCTCAAGCCCGAGCGCATCGTGCGCGTGGCGTTGCTGTCGTCGGCGTTCTTCCTCGCGTCGCTGGTCAACGTCAAAATCGGTCCCAGCTCGACGCACCTTTCGCTCATCGCGCCGATGGGGCTGGTGCTGGGCTGGTCGGCTTTTCCCGCAGTGCTGGTAGCGCTGCTCCTGCAGGCGCTGCTGTTCCACTTCGGCGGGCTGGCGGTGCTCGGCCCCAACACGGTGGACGTGGCGCTGCCGGCGCTGCTGGTCTATCTGATTTTCGCACGGCCGATCCGGCGCCAGAACGGCGCGGTTGCCGCTGTCTGGGCCTTCGCCGCCGGCACGCTGGCGGTGCTGCTGTGCGCCGGCGGCGTGGGGCTGTTCCTCGGCGCCACGGACGAAAATTTTCTCGGCGTGGCAAAGGTGATCTTTCTCGCTCACGTGCCGGTCGCGTTCGTCGAGGGCGCGATCACGGCCTTCATGGTGGCGTGGCTGAAAAAAGTTTCCCCGGAGTTCCTGTCGGGCGTCGGCCGCTGACGAAAGGACGGCGGCTATGCGTCTCGATACGGGCAGACTGTTCGCGGAAAACGCGCGCGCTCCGCTTGACGTTTTCGATCCGCGCGCGCGCATGCTCTGCGCCGCAGCTTACGCGGTGGCGCTATCGGCGCTGGACCGGCCGGCAGCGCTGGCGTTCGCGGCGCTGCTGCCGGGCGCGCTGTTTTTCTGCGGCCCGCTTCGCCCCCTGCTGCGCTCGCTGCGCCAGCTCAATCTGATCAGTCTGGCGATGACGTTCCTGCTGGCGCTGACCTGGCCGGGGCGCACGCTATGGGGGCCGTTTTCGCGCGAAGGAATCCGTCAGGGGCTTCTCATCACGGCCAGGCTGAATCTAATCTCGATCGCGCTGCTGCGGCTGATCGCGGCCATGGGACCGGCGCGCTGCGAAACCGCGCTGGCCCGTCTGGGCTGCCCGGAAAAGCTGCGCGTTCTGCTGCTGCTCACGCTGCGCGGCATTTATCTGCTGGCCGAACGCATGGGCACGGCCCTGCAGGCGGTCAACCTGCGCAGCGGCTCGCGCGGCGCAGGACGCTCGCCGTACTTGAAGGGGACGCTGCGTTGGCGCGTGTTCGCTTTCATGGCGGCGAGCGCGCTGCTGCAGAGTTCCGACCGTTCGGAACGCATGATGCTGGCGCTGAACTGCCGCGGCGGTCTGGCGGGGTTCGCCGCGGCGCAGCCGCTCCGCTGGAAAACGCGCGACACGGCGCTGACCGTTTTCTGCGCGGTCGTGCTCGCAGCGGCGCAGGCGCTCGATTTTTCGGGAGGCTTTCAATGAATCCGGCTCAATCGGAAAAATCCACCTGCCCGCTGGAAGTGCGAGCGCTTCATTATAGTTACCCCGACGGGCACAAGGCGCTGAACGGCGTATCGTTCGGCCTGCGCGAAAACGAGAAGCTCGCGCTCGTCGGCCCCAACGGCTCCGGCAAGTCGACGCTGCTGCTTCATCTGGCCGGGGGCATCGCCGCCCGCCAGGGCGAGATCCGGCTGTACGGACGGCCCGCCGGCACGGGAGAGCTGCGCCAAGCCGTCGGCCTGATCTTTCAGGAACCGGACGACCAGCTCTTCATGCCGCAGGTCGCCGACGATGTGGCCTTTGGCCTCGTCGCCCGCGGCGTGCCCGCCGGCGAGGCGCGGCTGAAAGCGCTCTCCATGCTCGAACGGCTGGGCGCGGCGCACCTGGCCGAACGCCCGCCGCACCGCCTTTCCGGCGGCGAAAAGCGTCTGGCCGCTTTGGCTGGGATCCTCGTCATGACGCCGCAGGTGATCGTTCTCGACGAACCGACGGCGGCGCTCGACCCGCGCGCGCGGCGGCGCGTCATCGAAACGCTGCGCATGTTGTCCCAGCCGATGATCCTCACCACGCACGACCTCGACATGGCGCTCGACGTGTGCAGCCGCGCCGCGCTGCTCTACGACGGAGCCGTCGCCGCGGAAGGGCCTCTGCCCGACCTGTTCCGCGACAAAGGGCTGCTGGAACGCAACGGCCTCGAACTGCCGTTGCGGTATTCCGCTACTTAATGTGATACGATTTCTTGATCAAATATCTCAATGTACGCCCACAATTTTCTCGGCATCAAAAAAATAAAGGAGCGATAGCGGCATGATTCTGCTATCGCTCCTTTTCCATCCTGTTTTATTCTGCGAGCTCCTCTTCCTGCTCTTTGCAAATAGCCTCTTCTATATTAAATAACGGAAGTTCAATGGCCGATATTTTTTCTTTATTTATAAAATTTTCTGTGCCATCGTAATCGTGAAAGAACAAAAAACGCAGGAAAGAGATACTGCATATTCGTCAATAAGTTACGCCATATATCCAGTGTTATTTATTTTCCCACTTATTGTTATACCGCGCAATAACAAGTTGCGCTTCATCAGTGATTCTGCAAACAACGGGCGGGAAAGCATGAGAGATTCCATCACTCTTGATTTCTACGCGGGTATATTTTACAATATCGACAAATCAAGAAACAAATTCATGATTTGTCGATATTGTATGGAGGCGCACTTATGG
This sequence is a window from Pyramidobacter sp. YE332. Protein-coding genes within it:
- a CDS encoding arsenic metallochaperone ArsD family protein — its product is MRKLAIYEAAAEWDDGQELADLAQSLDVLTHQGVEWERHDLAEEPEAFEANPAAAQYLKVFGAERLPVVLVDGVVVIAGRYPDDVDLIDWLELPPEVLGYEWADVEDLKETHGGGNGSCREHEHERRRHHDGCGCHGHEHYAEDGCSDGAEGREHGRGHHHGCGHH
- a CDS encoding HAD family phosphatase → MFDRKKAIIFDLDGTLIDSVGVWNAVDVELVKQIGGGERDGGDLQRQRDALLRERAASSDPYGDYCAYLKEKYASPLTADEIHSRRYRIARDFLENVVDYKPRADEFVKALKARGFRLAIATATRRGTVDIYRTVNRNMLAKAPLDEYFSPVYAREDVRAMKPDPEVYFRILGDLGAAPDECLIFEDSLVGVESARNAGIEAAAVYDRYADGDRARIDALADYRLRDYGAAIEILKRETVE
- a CDS encoding metalloregulator ArsR/SmtB family transcription factor, whose product is MPPVHLPHRHGQPVEEFCAGAPSVEEFQTVADVFRQLGDATRVRIFWLLCHGEECVINISALMEMSSPAVSHHLRSLKSAGLIISRREGKEVYYKAAASETAAMLHRAIEELMSMACPCARRRGGNG
- a CDS encoding cation transporter, with translation MKKSYKIEVDCANCANKMEQAAKGTPGVKDASVNFMLLKMNVEFEDGQDPRAVMPEVLKSCKKVEDDCEIFF
- a CDS encoding heavy metal translocating P-type ATPase; translated protein: MNRKQLRMLLRILAAAAMMGALHFARVAGTARFLLYLVPYLTVGYDILGKSLRGVKNRQIFDENFLMAVATLGAMALAVYEDGDYTEAIAVMLFYQTGELFQSYAVGKSRRSISALMDIRPDYANVERGGRLERVNPDEVAPGAVIVVQPGEKVPIDGVVAEGRSTLDTSALTGESVPRETGPGDEILSGCINMTAPLKVKTAREFGESTVSKILDLVENASSRKSKSEEFISKFARVYTPAVCGGALALAVLPPLARLFATGLSPDWGDWLYRALTFLVISCPCALVVSIPLTFFAGLGGASREGVLVKGSNYLETLANTKCVVFDKTGTLTQGVFEVSDVHHCPIERKRLLEFAALAESASPHPISTSLRLAYGSPIDRTRVADIREISGEGVTAVVDGFSVAAGNAKLMERLGIPCIRCRSAGSIVHMAIDGKYAGHIVISDVVKPNAREAIVRLRAAGVKETVMLTGDRRPAAEQTARELGVDEFHAGLLPADKVAKVEELLSRQPIGAKLAFVGDGLNDAPVLSRADVGIAMGAMGSDAAIEAADVVLMDDDPLKIVTAIRIARKCLGIVRQNIWFAIGVKLACLALGALGLANMWLAVFADVGVMVLAVLNAIRALLVKKL
- a CDS encoding DUF4198 domain-containing protein, producing MSQRKTFSLFSAALLISVLSGAAMAHELVLRANGEVTEGAPLAVSVHSGHKFIVPEEVESLERVKAGPFVDGKLMAQPLTGNEKGLCIDFTVPEVKAGESLIVVAEKDGGVWSVTNEGGKSGARKDLEAQGLKVKSAVKHDKYAKLILNASKADKNFATAVGHPLEVIPVTNPADAKVGEFFEVKVVLEGQPYTGPVWATYDGFVTEHENTYAYYTEAESGTAFIKITAPGLWGVRARQDGLPGVEGTYDSRTVRSFLLFEVK
- the cbiM gene encoding cobalt transporter CbiM, with translation MHISEGVLSTGALAAGWAITAAGTAVGLKKLKPERIVRVALLSSAFFLASLVNVKIGPSSTHLSLIAPMGLVLGWSAFPAVLVALLLQALLFHFGGLAVLGPNTVDVALPALLVYLIFARPIRRQNGAVAAVWAFAAGTLAVLLCAGGVGLFLGATDENFLGVAKVIFLAHVPVAFVEGAITAFMVAWLKKVSPEFLSGVGR
- a CDS encoding CbiQ family ECF transporter T component, with the protein product MRLDTGRLFAENARAPLDVFDPRARMLCAAAYAVALSALDRPAALAFAALLPGALFFCGPLRPLLRSLRQLNLISLAMTFLLALTWPGRTLWGPFSREGIRQGLLITARLNLISIALLRLIAAMGPARCETALARLGCPEKLRVLLLLTLRGIYLLAERMGTALQAVNLRSGSRGAGRSPYLKGTLRWRVFAFMAASALLQSSDRSERMMLALNCRGGLAGFAAAQPLRWKTRDTALTVFCAVVLAAAQALDFSGGFQ
- a CDS encoding ABC transporter ATP-binding protein; translation: MNPAQSEKSTCPLEVRALHYSYPDGHKALNGVSFGLRENEKLALVGPNGSGKSTLLLHLAGGIAARQGEIRLYGRPAGTGELRQAVGLIFQEPDDQLFMPQVADDVAFGLVARGVPAGEARLKALSMLERLGAAHLAERPPHRLSGGEKRLAALAGILVMTPQVIVLDEPTAALDPRARRRVIETLRMLSQPMILTTHDLDMALDVCSRAALLYDGAVAAEGPLPDLFRDKGLLERNGLELPLRYSAT